The following are encoded in a window of Fischerella sp. PCC 9605 genomic DNA:
- a CDS encoding GNAT family N-acetyltransferase: MQHPQVTQINQYWANRLQCSPTVFERSGTIAIATEQPETYSRIIVTRITQSAIVQVPPNWVDAIVEELDLDQIVTAEQILATFADDKLEFGWRDFIWYFPPDALASSLDQRVRSLNENDQKALEQLLEACSEEERELGNVNLNQALPVGLFDQSILISVASFIFDGDSVADVGVITHPNHRGQGLGRLVVSELIRQGIECKRIIQYTTQEKNLSSKRLAESLGFWLYAVEEGIYVE, from the coding sequence ATGCAGCATCCTCAAGTGACACAAATTAACCAGTATTGGGCAAATCGTTTGCAGTGTTCACCAACTGTTTTTGAACGCTCAGGGACAATCGCGATCGCAACTGAGCAGCCAGAAACATACTCGCGTATTATTGTGACTCGGATAACTCAAAGCGCGATCGTGCAAGTTCCTCCAAACTGGGTTGATGCAATCGTAGAAGAACTAGATTTAGATCAAATTGTCACGGCAGAACAAATTTTAGCCACATTTGCTGATGACAAACTTGAATTCGGTTGGCGTGATTTCATTTGGTACTTTCCACCCGATGCGCTTGCGTCTTCACTGGATCAGCGAGTGCGATCGCTCAATGAGAACGATCAAAAAGCTTTAGAGCAGTTGCTAGAAGCTTGTTCTGAGGAAGAACGCGAATTAGGAAACGTCAACTTAAATCAAGCGCTTCCAGTGGGATTATTTGACCAAAGCATTCTTATTTCCGTTGCTTCTTTTATTTTCGATGGTGATAGCGTAGCGGATGTTGGTGTTATTACTCATCCGAATCATCGTGGTCAAGGACTAGGGAGATTAGTTGTATCAGAACTCATTCGTCAGGGTATTGAATGTAAACGAATCATTCAATACACAACACAAGAGAAAAACCTTAGCTCTAAACGTTTAGCAGAATCACTTGGCTTCTGGCTATACGCTGTTGAAGAAGGAATTTATGTGGAGTAG
- a CDS encoding pentapeptide repeat-containing protein: MRELERYYWVLDLEPGATLEEVNQAYKDLAFIWHPDRIPHDNQRLKEKAQKKLQEINEAREKLRSLKTKRQIPHYSPSPAPKNSPPPSPKKPQTRTTYQHQPPPPPKTNPDLSGKDFSHANLSNKDLSGRNMSYANLTGANLSDTFMHKVILRGANLSEANMFRANLLLADLREANLRNANLIGADLSGADLRGADLTGARVRSGDRLLVKLIGANLSGAIMPDGTVHA; the protein is encoded by the coding sequence ATGAGAGAGCTGGAGCGGTATTATTGGGTGTTAGACTTGGAGCCTGGAGCAACACTGGAGGAAGTGAACCAGGCTTATAAAGATTTAGCTTTTATTTGGCATCCCGATCGCATCCCCCACGATAACCAGCGCCTCAAAGAGAAGGCGCAAAAAAAGTTACAAGAAATTAATGAAGCTCGGGAAAAATTGCGCTCTCTCAAAACCAAGCGCCAAATCCCTCATTACTCCCCATCACCTGCACCGAAAAATTCACCACCACCCTCACCGAAAAAACCGCAAACCAGAACCACCTACCAACATCAGCCACCACCACCACCAAAGACTAACCCAGATTTGAGTGGTAAAGACTTCAGTCACGCCAACTTGAGCAATAAAGATTTATCTGGCAGAAACATGAGTTACGCCAACCTGACTGGCGCTAATCTCAGCGATACCTTTATGCACAAAGTTATTCTTAGAGGTGCGAATTTGTCTGAAGCCAATATGTTTAGAGCCAACCTGCTGTTAGCGGACTTGAGAGAAGCTAACCTGCGTAATGCCAACTTGATTGGAGCCGATTTGAGTGGCGCTGATTTGCGGGGTGCTGACTTAACAGGCGCGCGTGTTCGTTCTGGCGATCGCCTACTCGTGAAACTGATTGGTGCTAATCTCAGCGGTGCAATTATGCCTGATGGCACAGTTCATGCCTAG
- the cobW gene encoding cobalamin biosynthesis protein CobW produces MTAKIPVTVITGFLGSGKTTLIRHLLQNNQGRRIAVLVNEFGELGIDGELLKSCQICPEDSDSENNIFELTNGCLCCTVQEEFLPTMQQLLKRRDSIDCILIETSGLALPKPLVKAFRWPEIRSGATVDAVITVVDCAAVAAGTFASNPEAVEAQRQADDSLEHETPLQELFEDQLACADLVILNKTDLIDKGTKAKVEDLVKQELPRVVKIVESSEGKLDPSILLGFQAAVEENLDSRPSHHDSEEDHDHDEEITATHLILNRDFDPQTLQKQLQTLTQQQEIYRIKGFVAVPNKPMRLVMQGVGSRFEQFYDRPWQLDEPKQTRLVFIGRKLNPQEIEVQLQASLC; encoded by the coding sequence ATGACCGCAAAAATACCTGTCACCGTAATTACCGGATTTTTAGGAAGTGGTAAAACCACTCTGATTCGCCACTTGCTACAAAACAACCAAGGACGACGGATTGCCGTTTTAGTCAATGAATTTGGTGAACTTGGTATAGATGGCGAACTGTTGAAATCCTGTCAAATTTGCCCAGAAGATAGCGATAGTGAGAATAATATATTTGAATTAACCAACGGCTGCTTGTGCTGCACAGTGCAAGAAGAATTTTTGCCGACAATGCAACAATTACTCAAGCGGCGAGATAGTATTGATTGCATTTTGATCGAAACCTCTGGTTTAGCCTTACCGAAACCACTGGTGAAAGCTTTTCGCTGGCCAGAAATTCGTTCTGGTGCAACAGTGGATGCTGTAATTACTGTGGTAGATTGTGCAGCAGTAGCAGCTGGAACATTTGCCAGCAATCCGGAAGCAGTGGAAGCACAAAGGCAAGCAGATGATAGTTTAGAACACGAAACACCACTGCAAGAATTGTTTGAAGACCAACTTGCTTGTGCAGATTTAGTGATTTTGAATAAAACTGATTTAATCGATAAAGGAACAAAAGCGAAAGTAGAGGATTTAGTTAAACAAGAGTTACCTAGAGTGGTGAAGATAGTAGAGAGTAGTGAAGGTAAACTTGACCCATCTATATTATTAGGATTCCAAGCTGCAGTTGAAGAAAATTTAGATAGCCGTCCCAGTCATCACGACAGTGAAGAAGACCACGATCACGACGAAGAGATAACCGCAACTCACCTGATTTTAAACCGAGACTTTGACCCGCAAACATTGCAAAAACAATTGCAAACACTCACCCAACAGCAAGAAATTTACAGAATTAAAGGCTTTGTTGCAGTGCCTAACAAACCTATGCGTTTAGTCATGCAAGGAGTGGGAAGCCGTTTTGAACAATTTTACGATCGCCCTTGGCAATTAGATGAACCAAAGCAAACTCGTTTAGTTTTTATTGGTCGTAAGTTGAATCCACAGGAAATTGAGGTGCAATTGCAAGCAAGCCTATGCTAG
- a CDS encoding SDR family oxidoreductase — protein sequence MVHMIDYGLSGKVALVTGVSRHIGIGSAIAHSLAKAGASVFTTYYRPYDELMPWRSQATEAEEIIESLKLVGVKAEGFEANLAEPDIPKQIFNRVEQSFGFVDILVNNATHDQQANIYSLSADLLDAHYAVNVRATTLLCAEFAKRHDGRPGGRIINLTSGQNLAPMPENLAYAITKGGIEALTLSLSANLANKAITVNAVDPGPTNTGWMSDELISELELKAPFGRVGTPEDTTRIVLFLASSQAQWITGQIIRSRGGQ from the coding sequence ATGGTACACATGATAGATTATGGTTTGTCAGGTAAAGTTGCTCTTGTAACCGGAGTCAGCAGACACATAGGGATTGGTAGTGCGATCGCCCATTCATTGGCGAAAGCAGGGGCGAGTGTTTTCACGACTTACTATAGACCGTATGATGAGCTGATGCCCTGGCGTAGTCAAGCAACCGAGGCAGAAGAAATAATCGAATCACTGAAATTGGTAGGTGTCAAGGCAGAAGGCTTTGAGGCAAACCTGGCTGAACCTGATATACCCAAGCAAATATTTAACCGAGTCGAGCAATCTTTCGGTTTTGTGGATATTCTGGTTAACAACGCCACCCATGACCAACAGGCAAATATCTACTCATTATCAGCAGATTTACTTGATGCTCATTATGCCGTCAATGTGAGAGCCACTACGCTGCTTTGTGCTGAGTTTGCCAAGCGCCATGATGGACGACCTGGAGGACGAATCATTAATCTGACTTCTGGTCAAAATCTAGCACCAATGCCCGAAAATTTAGCATATGCGATTACTAAAGGAGGAATAGAGGCACTCACCTTAAGCCTCAGCGCTAATCTCGCCAATAAAGCAATAACTGTAAATGCTGTAGATCCAGGCCCGACAAATACAGGTTGGATGAGTGATGAACTAATTTCAGAACTTGAGTTAAAAGCACCCTTCGGTCGTGTTGGTACACCGGAAGACACTACACGTATAGTGTTATTTCTTGCCTCATCACAAGCCCAGTGGATTACAGGACAGATTATTCGTTCCAGAGGTGGACAGTAA
- a CDS encoding alpha/beta fold hydrolase: MITQEKIVSPTQFYTWQNYRCAYEVYQPINSAPVGIPLLLIHPIGVGLSRQFWQRFCREWYHQEHRNPIYNPDLLGCGESDQPHVAYTPSDWAQQLQYFLKEVVQKPVVVVVQGALFAVAIELFQKEPSLIAGLILAAPPAWPLIKKQLPQRQQKLIWNLLDSPLGNIFYRYARREKFLRDFSTKQLFESSNNVDAEWLNTLRAGAENTDSRYAVFSFLAGFWLNDYSSAVVSINKPTLVVVGENTSSIAKEGKKITPDEWLADYLKALPQGRGIKVPGRNVLPYESTAKFVTAISPFIDEFS, from the coding sequence ATGATTACTCAAGAAAAAATAGTATCACCCACACAATTTTACACTTGGCAAAATTATCGTTGCGCTTACGAAGTGTATCAACCAATAAATTCCGCACCTGTAGGTATTCCTCTACTATTAATTCATCCGATTGGCGTTGGGTTATCACGGCAATTTTGGCAGCGGTTTTGTCGTGAATGGTATCACCAAGAACATCGCAATCCAATTTATAATCCTGATTTACTTGGTTGCGGCGAGAGCGATCAGCCTCATGTTGCTTATACTCCAAGTGATTGGGCGCAACAGTTACAATACTTTTTAAAAGAAGTAGTACAAAAACCTGTAGTTGTGGTAGTTCAAGGCGCTTTATTTGCAGTTGCCATTGAATTATTTCAAAAGGAACCAAGTTTGATAGCTGGATTGATACTAGCAGCCCCTCCAGCTTGGCCTTTAATTAAAAAACAATTACCACAACGGCAACAAAAACTGATTTGGAATCTTTTAGATTCGCCTTTGGGAAATATTTTTTATCGCTATGCCCGCAGAGAAAAATTTTTGCGTGATTTCTCGACTAAGCAACTTTTTGAATCAAGTAATAATGTTGATGCTGAATGGTTAAATACTTTGCGTGCGGGGGCAGAAAATACCGATAGTCGCTATGCAGTTTTCTCTTTTTTAGCTGGGTTTTGGTTGAACGATTATAGTAGCGCGGTTGTTTCCATAAACAAACCGACACTAGTTGTTGTGGGTGAAAACACATCAAGTATTGCCAAAGAAGGTAAAAAAATCACGCCGGATGAATGGTTAGCTGACTACCTGAAAGCTTTGCCTCAAGGGCGTGGGATAAAAGTTCCCGGTCGGAATGTTTTACCATACGAATCTACGGCTAAATTTGTAACAGCAATATCGCCGTTTATAGATGAATTTTCTTAA
- a CDS encoding SDR family oxidoreductase yields the protein MNVAIIGCGYVGSVVAQSWQQNQAFIVTATTTTPERVTALQTIAQRVVVLQGNDLEGLKTILKNQDVVLLSVGAKGVNTYEETYLQTARNLVSVLKQTPSVQQLIYTSSNSVYGEQNGALVDEETPVAPTTPSGKILNETEQELLSATSEILRVCILRLGGIYGPNRELVKIYSRIAGTTRPGNGKEPANWIHLDDITAAIEFARHHRLQGIYNLVDDDNLTNGEVSDRVCEMHNLPKVTWDSSLSSKRAYNAKISNKKIKDAGYKLIYPQMIFS from the coding sequence ATGAATGTAGCAATAATTGGTTGTGGTTATGTGGGTTCAGTAGTTGCCCAATCTTGGCAACAAAATCAAGCTTTTATTGTCACTGCAACTACAACTACTCCTGAACGAGTGACAGCTCTGCAAACAATAGCCCAACGAGTTGTAGTATTACAAGGAAATGACCTTGAAGGGCTAAAAACAATCTTAAAAAATCAAGATGTGGTGCTTTTGAGTGTTGGCGCAAAAGGTGTCAATACCTATGAAGAAACTTATTTACAGACTGCTCGTAATTTAGTTTCGGTTTTAAAGCAAACGCCCAGTGTTCAACAACTGATATATACAAGTAGCAATTCTGTATACGGTGAACAAAATGGCGCATTGGTAGATGAAGAAACACCAGTTGCACCAACAACTCCTAGTGGCAAAATTCTCAATGAGACTGAGCAAGAATTACTTTCCGCAACCAGTGAAATCCTCCGCGTGTGTATCTTGCGTTTGGGGGGAATTTATGGGCCTAATCGAGAATTAGTGAAAATATATAGCCGGATTGCTGGTACAACTCGTCCAGGTAATGGTAAAGAACCAGCCAATTGGATTCATCTTGATGATATTACTGCTGCTATAGAGTTTGCCCGTCACCATCGCTTGCAAGGCATTTATAACCTTGTCGATGATGACAACCTTACAAATGGAGAAGTGAGCGATCGCGTGTGTGAAATGCACAATCTACCCAAAGTTACATGGGATTCTTCCCTTAGCAGCAAGCGTGCATACAATGCCAAGATATCAAATAAAAAGATAAAAGATGCAGGCTATAAGCTCATTTATCCCCAGATGATTTTTAGCTGA
- a CDS encoding ABA4-like family protein, with protein MTITQLFNIANLFVLPFWVLMIFLPKWKVTQRVMASYIPFVPLAGAYLYLFISSITPENAQALSNPQLADIARFFADEKAAATGWIHFLVMDLFVGRYIYLQGQKTGIWTIHSLALCLFAGPLGLLSHILTYWIAKKFFLDSETETTEVGEKTASSSST; from the coding sequence ATGACAATTACTCAACTGTTTAATATTGCCAATCTTTTCGTTTTACCATTTTGGGTATTAATGATTTTCTTACCCAAATGGAAAGTTACACAACGGGTAATGGCATCATATATTCCCTTTGTACCGTTGGCAGGAGCATATTTATATTTATTCATCAGCAGCATCACACCAGAAAACGCCCAAGCATTATCAAATCCCCAACTAGCAGACATTGCCCGATTTTTTGCTGATGAAAAAGCTGCTGCTACAGGTTGGATTCATTTTTTAGTCATGGATTTATTTGTGGGACGCTACATTTACTTGCAAGGTCAAAAAACAGGAATTTGGACAATACATTCCCTAGCACTGTGTTTATTTGCTGGGCCGTTAGGATTACTTTCTCACATCTTGACTTACTGGATAGCTAAGAAATTTTTCTTAGATTCAGAAACTGAAACAACAGAAGTAGGAGAAAAAACTGCATCGTCTAGTAGCACATAA